The genomic DNA CCACCGCGGCATGATTGACCCATACGCGCTGACCCAGCGGCGCGGTGTCCTTGAGGGTACGCTGACCCAACCGTGTTTGATCCCGCGGCTCGATATCGCGCCACGCGCCCAGCCACTCTTCGACCCGTACCTCTGCCTGCAGATAAATGCCGAGCACGATCTGCGCCTGCACCGCGCTCTTGCGACCATTGCCGACCAGGCCGGCCAGCGCCAGCAACGCACGCTTCGGAATCGGTATGCGACGCGCGAGGATCGCCGCGCCTTCCCCTTCGAAGGCGGTCAATCCCATCAGCGCCCCTACCGCATCGGCATAACCCGTGTACTCGGGGCGCGACGCGTCAAAGGCCGGCACACTGGCGGCCTTCAACTCATAACGCAGCGTGCTCAGGCGATGGTTGAAGATATCCAGGAACTCGGCCATCGCCGGATCGCGCTCGGCCAGGCGCTGCCTTATCCATTCGGCAAAGCTGTCCGGTAGCGGTCCCAGCACGCCTGACAACACGAAGTTCGACACGAACAGTTCGGTGCGATGGTCGGTGGCCGCACGGCGCCGCTCCATCCGTAGCCGTCCACCGGAGATCTCGCTGCCTGGAAATACCGACGACATCTCGCTGCGGAAACGCAGCTGCGCCGACACTTGGCGCGCGCCGCGCCGACGCCCCGCCACATCCGTGAGCGCCGGCCACGATTGCAGGCGCACCCACTGGAAGAAGTCGAAACTGGCCGGACGCGTACGCAGCCGGTTGTCTAGAGGTTCACCTGTGCGCCAGTCAGGGGTTGCCATGACTTGAGCTCTCCTCGGCGGTCGGAAGATTCGAGTATCAGTTCGACGACGGTATTGACCTCCGCATAAAGCGCCAGGAAGTGATGCAGCACGCTGCCGAACAACACCGCGCTGCCACCTTCGAAATGCCCAAGATCCACTTGCGCCCGCACTTGCAGGCAATCGACAAACCCACGCCACACTTCACGTCGCGGCATGCGCTTCTGAATGCGCCGGCTGCTGAGCGCACGCAGCCCGTCGATCTGCCGGTAACCGGTGAGACTGGCCGGCCCCACATGCAGACGCAGCATGTTCTTGAGCACCGGCGGACCACGATGCCCGTCAACCAGCGACAGATGATTCAGGCAAAGTTGCGACGCCAACGCCCAGGGCCGTTCGCCGACCATCTGGGGTGGCTGATTGGGCGTGGGCTTGCTGGCCACCTTGAGCGAGGTGACCGGGCCGGCACCCTCCAGGTACAGCACGCTGCCGACCAGCAGTTGCGACGGCAGGCGGCGATTGGTGCACAACGCGGTGCCGCCGATCATTTCCTCGGCCGGCTGTTGCACATTGAATTCCGGATCGAGGAAGGACACATAGGTTTCCGTGCCGTGCACCGCACCGGTCTGATTGACCTCGCGCCGGGTGGCATAGAAGTAATCCAGCTTGTCCATCTGCTGCAGATCGTCCAGCGAAAAATACGGCGCGATCGGACGGGGGCTGCGATCCGGGCGAATCGACACCAACTGTTCGAGGCTGTAGATCTCGCAATAACGATGGTTCTGCTCG from Dyella sp. GSA-30 includes the following:
- the tssG gene encoding type VI secretion system baseplate subunit TssG, translating into MATPDWRTGEPLDNRLRTRPASFDFFQWVRLQSWPALTDVAGRRRGARQVSAQLRFRSEMSSVFPGSEISGGRLRMERRRAATDHRTELFVSNFVLSGVLGPLPDSFAEWIRQRLAERDPAMAEFLDIFNHRLSTLRYELKAASVPAFDASRPEYTGYADAVGALMGLTAFEGEGAAILARRIPIPKRALLALAGLVGNGRKSAVQAQIVLGIYLQAEVRVEEWLGAWRDIEPRDQTRLGQRTLKDTAPLGQRVWVNHAAVGLHIGPVSYARLCVLLDDRAHLDNGARENGFGHGYRGLAAMVHYLFDRHVDVVVDIAVQDDDVPASWLGRPRRLAGFGGSHGLRLGQTAWLDGKQAQARHVRFTIRADAMQEVA